The Sphingobium aromaticiconvertens genome has a segment encoding these proteins:
- a CDS encoding lipopolysaccharide biosynthesis protein, protein MSKPDSVAAKNSKAGDSGANSGFARILANTGWLLGGKGVGAILSIVYLAIATRTLGVADFGRFALVLSAAQAIKTLVSFESWQIIIRYGQEHLKAADAAEGGHALNRLARFCILVDLVSAIVGCALAAALTLIFGPMMDLSRDMAIDAILFCAVMLLTIRSTPMGILRLFDRFDAGALAETMVPIGRMIGALAVLAAGPSIAGFLLAWAGAELLCAISYWWLALRAGKGRMGSWRAGHTLDARTENPGLVGFLTATNLQVTLSSMGQQVAVLFIGIFVGPTGAGLYRLANQLSASLTKISGLLSRSIFVELARTHSHEGTAELRTLFRRTNRLALIAGAVIILLILAVGHPLLGLIAGKDFLPAYPLLLVLGVAASIDLVGVSYRPLLMATDGARLSLRITFVATLLMFVLLAVLLPLYDTIGAAFANLASSIVAFFMMGWASRRMMRGGTS, encoded by the coding sequence GTGAGCAAGCCCGACAGCGTAGCGGCCAAAAACTCCAAAGCTGGCGATTCAGGCGCGAACAGCGGCTTCGCGCGCATTCTTGCCAACACCGGCTGGCTGCTGGGCGGCAAGGGCGTGGGCGCGATCCTCTCCATCGTCTATCTCGCCATCGCCACACGCACCCTGGGCGTGGCCGACTTCGGCCGCTTCGCCCTGGTCCTCTCCGCCGCGCAGGCGATCAAGACGCTGGTATCCTTCGAAAGCTGGCAGATCATCATCCGCTATGGGCAGGAACATCTGAAGGCGGCGGACGCGGCAGAGGGCGGGCACGCACTCAATCGCCTCGCCCGCTTCTGCATTCTGGTCGATCTGGTTTCTGCCATCGTCGGCTGCGCGCTGGCGGCGGCACTGACCCTGATCTTCGGGCCTATGATGGATCTGTCGCGCGACATGGCGATCGACGCGATCCTCTTCTGTGCGGTCATGCTGCTGACGATCCGATCGACACCGATGGGCATATTGCGCCTGTTCGACCGCTTTGACGCGGGGGCGCTCGCTGAAACGATGGTGCCCATCGGCCGGATGATCGGTGCGCTCGCCGTGCTGGCGGCTGGCCCGTCCATCGCAGGCTTTCTGCTCGCCTGGGCTGGCGCGGAACTGCTTTGCGCAATCAGCTACTGGTGGCTGGCATTGCGGGCAGGCAAAGGCCGGATGGGATCATGGCGCGCAGGCCACACGCTGGATGCCCGGACCGAAAATCCTGGCCTCGTCGGCTTTCTCACCGCCACCAACCTGCAAGTGACACTCTCTTCAATGGGCCAGCAAGTCGCTGTACTGTTCATCGGCATATTCGTCGGCCCTACCGGCGCGGGCCTCTATCGCCTCGCCAATCAGCTCTCCGCCTCGCTCACAAAGATTTCGGGCCTCCTCTCCCGCAGCATCTTCGTGGAACTGGCGCGCACCCACAGCCATGAAGGCACCGCAGAACTGCGCACCCTGTTTCGCCGCACCAACCGGCTGGCGCTGATCGCTGGCGCGGTCATCATCCTGCTGATCCTCGCCGTCGGCCACCCGCTGCTGGGCCTGATCGCGGGCAAGGATTTCCTCCCCGCCTATCCGCTATTGCTGGTGCTGGGCGTCGCCGCGTCGATCGACCTTGTGGGCGTCAGCTATCGCCCCCTCCTTATGGCGACCGACGGCGCGCGCCTGTCGCTTCGCATCACCTTCGTTGCAACTTTGCTGATGTTCGTCCTGCTCGCCGTGCTGCTACCGCTTTACGACACGATCGGCGCGGCCTTTGCCAATCTGGCATCCTCGATCGTCGCCTTCTTCATGATGGGCTGGGCCAGCCGCAGGATGATGCGCGGCGGCACATCCTGA
- a CDS encoding DUF2794 domain-containing protein — protein sequence MSNVTPFPAQGGQSGHRTAGQIGFDRLELQRIMDLYGRMVSAGHWRDYAIDLGKDAAIFSAFRRATERPEFRIEKRPALRLRQGMWALIGEAGAVLKRGQELHGVLAPVERKLLRIVGD from the coding sequence ATGTCCAATGTGACACCGTTCCCGGCGCAGGGTGGCCAATCCGGTCATAGAACCGCAGGGCAGATCGGATTCGACCGGCTGGAATTGCAACGGATCATGGATCTCTATGGTCGAATGGTGTCGGCGGGACACTGGCGCGACTATGCGATTGATCTGGGCAAGGATGCGGCGATCTTCTCCGCCTTCCGCCGCGCGACCGAACGACCCGAATTTCGAATCGAGAAGCGCCCTGCACTACGCTTGCGGCAGGGCATGTGGGCGCTGATCGGCGAGGCCGGGGCCGTGCTGAAACGCGGGCAGGAACTGCATGGCGTGCTGGCGCCGGTGGAGCGCAAACTGTTACGGATTGTTGGGGACTAG
- the epsC gene encoding serine O-acetyltransferase EpsC, which yields MLRNFIAYLDSVKSRDPAPRSRAEILLYPGVWSLVFHRVAHRLYRVRLYFLARLVNHIARFLTGNDIHPGAKIGKRFFIDHGFTVIGETAEIGDDVTLYQNVTLGGTDPANGIAGKRHPTLMDGVIVGSGAQVLGPVTVGARARVGANAVVTKDVPEGATMVGIPARQMLVDVTAYQRDFLPYGTPCSDCFDPEKQKLELLQCEVEQLRKRLAELIVEREAPSAAKDEGDMPLFKERDRA from the coding sequence ATGCTCCGCAATTTCATTGCCTATCTGGATTCGGTCAAGTCGCGTGATCCCGCGCCGCGATCGCGCGCCGAAATCCTGCTCTATCCGGGCGTCTGGTCGCTGGTTTTCCACCGGGTGGCGCACAGGCTGTATCGGGTGCGGCTGTATTTTCTGGCGCGACTGGTGAACCATATCGCTCGTTTCCTGACCGGCAACGACATTCATCCGGGCGCGAAGATCGGCAAGCGCTTCTTCATCGACCATGGCTTTACCGTGATTGGTGAGACGGCGGAAATTGGCGACGATGTAACGCTGTATCAGAATGTCACGCTGGGCGGGACCGACCCGGCCAATGGCATAGCGGGCAAGCGGCATCCCACGTTGATGGATGGCGTGATTGTCGGGTCCGGTGCGCAGGTGCTGGGACCGGTGACGGTCGGCGCACGCGCCCGCGTCGGCGCCAATGCGGTCGTGACCAAGGATGTGCCGGAGGGGGCGACGATGGTCGGCATCCCGGCACGGCAGATGCTGGTCGATGTCACGGCCTATCAGCGCGATTTCCTGCCCTATGGCACGCCTTGCAGCGATTGTTTCGACCCTGAAAAGCAGAAGCTGGAACTGTTGCAGTGCGAGGTCGAGCAACTTCGCAAGCGGCTGGCCGAACTGATCGTGGAACGCGAGGCCCCGTCCGCGGCGAAGGATGAAGGCGATATGCCGTTGTTCAAGGAACGCGACCGGGCCTGA
- a CDS encoding sulfite exporter TauE/SafE family protein — translation MIDALSTNASDLWPFILVGFGAQIIDGALGMAYGVISSTLLLALGLPPSRASASVHAAETFTTGVSAVSHILHRNVDWNLFAKLLIPGIVGGVAGAYLLSNIDGNVIKPFIQVYLLAIGIYLVWRGFRIPPKHKNPRLVAPLGLIGGFMDATGGGGWGPVVTSNLLLQGSSPRHTIGTVNSVEFFLTLSISITFLFHLGWETFTTYTVGLLIGGVVAAPFGAMLARHVAPRILLTSVGVVLTLTSAFGFAKWLGYIG, via the coding sequence ATGATCGACGCCCTCTCGACGAATGCCAGTGATCTATGGCCTTTCATTCTCGTCGGTTTCGGGGCGCAAATTATCGATGGCGCGCTGGGCATGGCCTATGGCGTGATCTCGTCCACATTATTGCTCGCGCTTGGCCTGCCCCCCAGCCGCGCTTCTGCGAGCGTTCACGCGGCTGAGACATTCACGACCGGCGTTTCGGCCGTCAGCCACATTCTGCACCGCAATGTGGACTGGAACCTGTTTGCCAAGCTGCTGATCCCCGGCATCGTCGGCGGCGTCGCGGGCGCCTATCTCTTGTCCAACATCGATGGAAACGTCATCAAGCCCTTCATCCAGGTCTATCTGCTCGCCATCGGCATATATCTGGTCTGGCGCGGTTTCCGCATCCCTCCCAAGCATAAAAACCCTCGTCTGGTCGCGCCGCTCGGCCTGATCGGCGGTTTCATGGACGCCACCGGCGGCGGTGGTTGGGGACCGGTCGTCACGTCGAACCTGCTGCTTCAGGGGTCCAGCCCCCGGCATACGATCGGCACCGTCAACAGCGTTGAATTTTTTCTGACACTCTCGATCAGCATCACCTTCCTGTTCCATCTGGGATGGGAGACGTTCACGACCTACACGGTCGGCCTGCTGATCGGCGGCGTGGTGGCCGCGCCCTTTGGCGCGATGCTCGCCCGCCATGTCGCACCGCGTATTCTGCTGACGTCGGTCGGCGTGGTCCTGACGCTCACCTCCGCATTCGGCTTCGCCAAATGGCTTGGATATATCGGCTAA
- a CDS encoding hydrogen peroxide-inducible genes activator, with product MSSYLPTLKQLQYLVALKEHGHFGKAADSCYVTQSTLSAGIRELESLVGITLVERTRRVVRFTALGDRIAEKAHRVLREAEELSAIAEASGKPLTGELRMSVIPTIAPFLLPRLLPRLRAERPELKLYLREEVTQASLDSLRHGHVDCVLMALPYALGELDREILFRDKLYVAFPRDDPRDPPEWITPEMIDESRLLLLEDGHCLKDHALAACNRPELRAEATMMGTSLHTMVQMVDNGLGLTMLPEMAIAGGILEHTGIVARPLRSENAARDIALVWRHNSPREKEFRLMADLLRAAAGPVGQTAQAA from the coding sequence ATGTCCAGCTATCTGCCGACCCTCAAGCAACTCCAATATCTGGTCGCGCTGAAGGAACATGGTCATTTCGGCAAGGCGGCCGATAGCTGCTATGTCACGCAATCCACCCTGTCGGCCGGCATTCGCGAACTGGAGTCGCTGGTCGGCATCACCCTGGTAGAGCGCACGCGCCGCGTGGTCCGCTTCACCGCGCTGGGCGACCGTATCGCTGAAAAGGCACACCGCGTCCTGCGCGAAGCGGAAGAATTGTCCGCCATTGCTGAGGCTTCGGGCAAGCCGCTGACCGGCGAACTGCGGATGAGCGTCATCCCCACTATCGCCCCCTTCCTCCTGCCCCGCCTGCTACCGCGCCTGCGGGCAGAGCGTCCCGAGCTTAAACTCTATCTGCGCGAGGAAGTGACGCAGGCCTCGCTCGATTCGCTGCGGCACGGCCATGTCGACTGCGTGTTGATGGCGCTTCCCTATGCGCTGGGCGAGCTGGATCGTGAGATTTTGTTCAGGGACAAGCTCTACGTCGCCTTCCCGCGCGATGATCCACGCGATCCGCCAGAATGGATCACGCCGGAGATGATCGACGAAAGCCGCCTGCTTCTGCTGGAGGACGGCCATTGCCTTAAGGACCATGCGCTCGCCGCCTGCAACCGCCCGGAATTGCGAGCGGAGGCGACGATGATGGGCACCTCTCTCCACACGATGGTGCAGATGGTCGACAATGGCCTGGGGCTGACGATGCTGCCTGAAATGGCGATTGCGGGCGGCATATTGGAGCATACCGGCATCGTCGCCCGGCCGCTTCGCTCAGAAAATGCAGCGCGCGATATTGCGCTGGTCTGGCGCCACAACAGTCCGCGCGAAAAGGAGTTTCGCCTGATGGCCGATCTGCTCCGCGCTGCCGCTGGCCCGGTGGGACAAACGGCGCAAGCCGCGTAA
- a CDS encoding molybdenum cofactor biosynthesis protein MoaE: MSRVSIQEEDFDVAAELAALEASGGGGVASFTGIVRGEGGLTALQLDHYPAMTQGQVERIVEQAQERWPLLAVRVIHRVGRLGPGERIVFVGTASRHRTAALESCAFLIDWLKSAAPFWKKEHFADGVSRWVEARAEDEVQKARWDPPVA; encoded by the coding sequence ATGAGCCGGGTCTCGATTCAGGAAGAGGATTTCGACGTCGCGGCTGAACTGGCGGCGCTGGAGGCTTCTGGCGGTGGCGGTGTCGCAAGTTTTACCGGGATCGTGCGGGGTGAGGGCGGGCTGACCGCGCTCCAGCTCGATCATTATCCGGCGATGACCCAGGGGCAGGTCGAGCGAATCGTGGAACAGGCGCAGGAGCGCTGGCCGCTGCTGGCGGTGCGTGTGATCCACCGCGTCGGGCGGTTGGGACCGGGGGAGCGAATCGTCTTTGTCGGGACAGCATCGCGGCATCGGACGGCGGCGCTGGAAAGCTGCGCCTTTCTGATCGACTGGCTGAAATCCGCCGCGCCCTTCTGGAAGAAGGAGCATTTCGCCGATGGGGTGTCCCGCTGGGTCGAGGCGCGGGCAGAGGATGAGGTGCAGAAGGCGCGGTGGGATCCGCCTGTCGCCTGA
- the moaD gene encoding molybdopterin converting factor subunit 1 — translation MLTILYFAWVREMIGLDEERIERPSPDTTVADLIDALADRGGGYAEALADRARVRVAMDQTFVSLDMPVGEARELAIFPPVTGG, via the coding sequence ATGCTGACCATCCTCTATTTCGCTTGGGTGCGGGAGATGATTGGCCTCGACGAAGAGCGAATCGAGCGGCCCAGCCCTGACACCACCGTGGCCGACCTGATCGACGCGCTGGCTGATCGGGGTGGAGGCTATGCCGAGGCGCTGGCTGACCGGGCGCGGGTGCGGGTTGCGATGGATCAGACGTTCGTGTCCCTTGATATGCCCGTTGGTGAAGCGCGCGAACTGGCGATCTTTCCACCGGTGACGGGCGGATGA
- the pgsA gene encoding CDP-diacylglycerol--glycerol-3-phosphate 3-phosphatidyltransferase yields MLTLPNLLTLSRIFTVPLLVALLWPGDNGARWTTGYALAFALYCLMGITDYFDGYLARAQGTVSKLGVFLDPIADKIMIGAVILMLGTTRDIAGIHIVAAMIILLREIAVSGLREFLAGLQVSVPVSKLAKWKTTFQIVSLGALILAGAVPHYPFVQMVGIVTLWAAAILTAITGWDYLRVGIRHMD; encoded by the coding sequence ATGCTGACGCTGCCAAATTTGCTGACGCTTTCGCGCATCTTCACAGTCCCGCTGCTGGTTGCCCTGCTGTGGCCGGGCGATAATGGCGCGCGCTGGACGACCGGCTATGCGCTGGCGTTCGCGCTTTATTGCCTGATGGGCATCACCGATTATTTCGATGGCTATCTGGCCCGCGCGCAGGGCACGGTGTCGAAGCTGGGTGTTTTTCTGGATCCGATTGCCGACAAGATCATGATCGGTGCGGTGATCCTTATGCTGGGCACGACCCGTGACATAGCAGGCATCCATATCGTTGCTGCGATGATCATCCTGCTGCGTGAGATCGCGGTGTCGGGGCTGCGCGAATTTCTGGCGGGATTGCAGGTATCGGTACCGGTGTCGAAGCTGGCCAAGTGGAAGACGACGTTTCAGATCGTGTCGCTGGGCGCGTTGATCCTGGCGGGCGCGGTGCCGCATTATCCGTTCGTGCAGATGGTGGGGATCGTGACGCTGTGGGCCGCGGCCATCCTTACCGCCATTACCGGCTGGGACTATCTGCGTGTCGGCATCCGGCACATGGACTGA
- a CDS encoding MFS transporter translates to MQASLRLLNKRRFLPIFITQLLGAFNDNLFKNAMVLFVVYSVYNDERSETWFSAIATGVFILPFFLLSALSGQLADQRDKAKIIRIVKAAEIGIMIVGAIGLSLIWTGFAVHSLAIPLLLAALFAMGIHSTFFGPIKYAILPQHLHDDEVLGGTGLVEAGTYIAILAGTILAGIIPIEAAAIGVIVTACIGYFAGRSVPPAPSLMVPQPIDFHIIRSSITLVRGTMHVRRLFLAIMSISFFWTIGAVLFIQFPPLVKNVLTADKAVASLFLAIFSIGIAIGSIAINRLLGGHVSAKYAPASVIGMAACLIAFHLVCRFWVAAPDGHLLSFHDFLNHPMAIPLSACLLGVATFGGMFVVPLYAFLTTTVEKCEAARTVAANNIVNSGAMVVGSLIAIGLSIAGMSVIDQLLLVAAMCPPCAWLAWRLHCACD, encoded by the coding sequence ATGCAGGCCTCTCTCAGGCTATTGAACAAGCGGCGTTTTCTGCCGATTTTCATCACTCAGCTCCTCGGCGCCTTCAACGACAATCTGTTCAAGAACGCCATGGTGCTGTTCGTCGTGTACAGCGTTTATAATGACGAGCGATCGGAAACCTGGTTCAGCGCGATCGCGACCGGCGTCTTCATCCTGCCCTTCTTCCTGCTATCCGCCCTGTCAGGCCAACTCGCGGATCAGCGGGACAAGGCGAAGATTATTCGTATCGTAAAGGCGGCGGAAATCGGGATCATGATCGTGGGGGCCATCGGCCTTTCGCTGATCTGGACCGGCTTCGCTGTCCATAGCCTCGCCATCCCGCTGCTGCTCGCCGCGCTGTTCGCCATGGGTATCCACTCGACCTTTTTTGGCCCGATCAAATATGCGATTCTGCCCCAGCATCTGCACGATGACGAAGTGCTGGGCGGGACGGGACTGGTCGAGGCGGGCACCTATATTGCCATTCTCGCCGGCACCATATTGGCCGGGATCATCCCGATCGAGGCCGCGGCGATCGGCGTCATCGTCACCGCCTGCATCGGCTATTTCGCCGGGCGCTCGGTGCCCCCCGCCCCGTCGCTGATGGTGCCGCAGCCCATCGACTTCCACATCATCCGGTCGTCCATCACGCTGGTGCGCGGGACCATGCATGTACGGCGACTGTTCCTGGCGATCATGTCGATCAGCTTCTTCTGGACGATCGGCGCAGTGCTGTTCATCCAGTTCCCGCCGCTGGTGAAGAATGTACTGACCGCCGACAAGGCTGTTGCCAGCCTGTTCCTCGCCATTTTCTCGATCGGCATCGCCATCGGCTCGATCGCGATCAACCGGCTTCTGGGGGGCCATGTGTCGGCGAAATACGCGCCCGCATCGGTGATCGGCATGGCCGCCTGCCTCATCGCTTTTCACCTCGTCTGCCGCTTCTGGGTCGCCGCGCCCGACGGGCACCTCCTGTCCTTCCACGATTTCCTCAATCACCCCATGGCGATCCCGCTGTCGGCCTGCCTGCTGGGCGTGGCGACCTTCGGGGGCATGTTCGTGGTACCGCTCTACGCCTTCCTGACCACTACCGTCGAAAAGTGTGAGGCCGCGCGGACGGTCGCCGCCAACAATATCGTTAATTCGGGCGCGATGGTCGTCGGCTCGCTGATCGCCATCGGCCTCAGCATTGCAGGCATGTCGGTCATCGATCAACTCTTGCTGGTCGCGGCCATGTGCCCGCCCTGCGCCTGGCTGGCGTGGCGGCTGCATTGCGCCTGCGACTGA